A genomic window from Silene latifolia isolate original U9 population chromosome 11, ASM4854445v1, whole genome shotgun sequence includes:
- the LOC141613754 gene encoding protein FAR1-RELATED SEQUENCE 3-like — protein MLQFKYKPQLGFRDGKKRKAIVHDSVVEQPLIKPFDIKNNKLTRIGCDAMIEFRLIKDVYVVTQFREWHNHRLCSLTNQEFQRKKRHLHLFHKKAIIDHSKVNLGPTSAYRYSKEHADGYENVGAQLIDFKNFGRDIKCFIGDKDAQLFIDNFENLRQTNPGFYFAYEVDSFKCLVRVFWCDAQARRNYSSFGDLVSFDPTYGTNKYSMIFTPFTGVDHHKRSVTFAAALLFHEDDDSFKWVFEKFLDAMGRSRAAMYNHRPMPGNKEICTQSFQEG, from the exons ATGTTGCAATTCAAGTATAAACCTCAACTTG GGTTTAGAGATGGTAAGAAAAGGAAAGCTATTGTTCATGATAGTGTAGTGGAGCAGCCACTTATAAAGCCGTTTGATATTAAGAACAATAAACTAACTAGGATTGGTTGTGATGCTATGATTGAATTTCGCCTTATCAAGGATGTTTATGTTGTAACTCAGTTTCGTGAATGGCATAATCATCGACTTTGTTCGCTCACAAATCAAGAATTTCAAAGAAAAAAGAGACACCTTCATCTTTTTCATAAGAAGGCAATTATTGATCATTCAAAAGTTAATTTAGGTCCTACATCGGCATATAGATATTCTAAGGAACATGCAGATGGTTATGAGAATGTTGGTGCTCAATTGATTGATTTTAAGAACTTTGGAAGGGATATCAAGTGTTTCATAGGAGATAAAGATGCTCAATTGTTTATCGATAATTTCGAGAACCTCCGTCAAACCAATCCAGGGTTCTACTTTGCTTATGAAGTAGATTCTTTCAAATGTTTGGTTCGTGTGTTTTGGTGTGATGCACAGGCACGTCGAAATTACTCTTCCTTTGGTGATTTGGTCAGTTTTGATCCAACTTACGGTACAAATAAATATTCTATGATTTTCACTCCTTTTACTGGGGTGGACCACCACAAAAGGTCTGTGACTTTTGCTGCTGCATTGTTGTTTCATGAGGATGACGATTCATTTAAGTGGGTTTTTGAGAAGTTCTTAGACGCTATGGGTCGGTCGCGAGCCGCAATGTATAATCACCGACCAATGCCGGGGAATAAAGAAATTTGTACCCAAAGTTTTCAAGAAGGCTAA